The following coding sequences lie in one Eschrichtius robustus isolate mEscRob2 chromosome 10, mEscRob2.pri, whole genome shotgun sequence genomic window:
- the MRPL41 gene encoding large ribosomal subunit protein mL41 gives MGLLSGAARALVRGADRMSKWTSKRGPRTFYKSRGAKGIGFHGRDGRFVQVKEMVPELVVPDLAGFRLKPYVNYRAPEGTEAPLTAKQLFLETAAPAIEKDFKAGTFDPERLDKYGFEPTQEGKLFQLYPKNFPR, from the coding sequence ATGGGCCTCCTGAGCGGGGCGGCTCGCGCCCTGGTGCGGGGCGCCGACCGAATGAGCAAGTGGACCAGCAAGCGGGGCCCGCGCACCTTCTACAAGAGCCGCGGCGCCAAGGGCATCGGCTTCCACGGCCGCGACGGCAGGTTCGTGCAGGTCAAGGAAATGGTCCCGGAGCTGGTGGTCCCCGATCTGGCCGGCTTCAGGCTCAAGCCGTACGTGAACTACCGCGCCCCGGAGGGCACAGAAGCTCCCCTGACGGCCAAGCAGCTCTTTCTGGAGACAGCGGCACCTGCTATCGAGAAGGACTTCAAGGCCGGGACTTTCGACCCTGAGCGCCTGGACAAGTACGGCTTTGAGCCCACGCAGGAAGGCAAGCTCTTCCAGCTGTACCCCAAGAACTTCCCGCGCTAG